One window of the Rhizobiaceae bacterium genome contains the following:
- a CDS encoding DUF1778 domain-containing protein has translation MRANVGMSDRIRFGLFFEEKQIIAEAAARRGLSIAEFVRQSAITAAAKVAA, from the coding sequence ATGCGTGCCAATGTCGGAATGTCTGATCGCATTCGGTTCGGACTGTTCTTCGAGGAAAAGCAGATCATCGCCGAGGCCGCCGCGCGTCGCGGCCTGAGCATCGCCGAGTTTGTCCGTCAGTCCGCCATCACCGCAGCCGCGAAGGTGGCCGCCTGA